TGATTTAGAACCTGCACCAAAATCTTCTACTTCAATAATTGTTTCATTTTGAAGCAGTTGTTGTCTTATAGCTTCAATTTTGTCGGCTGATTCTGGTTTGTTTTTCTTTTCAAAAACTTTAGTAACAATATCAAACAAAAAAGGAGAGTGTATTTTATATTTTGTTTGAGAAACCCAAAGATAAACAATAAGCGATTCGATTCTATACCAAATTCTTTCCATAAGCTACAAAAGTAAGTTAAAAGAATCAATTTTTGAGAATGAAGCACCAAGATTATTAACTACTGTATTTATTTAATAGTTGGTGTTTTCAGAAACTGAAATATACCATTGACAAAGCTATTAATAACATGAAATAAGTTTTTTTACTTATTTGTGGAATAGCTATCTGTGTTATTTACCATTTTGTATTACTTCAATTTTTGTGTATCTAAAAACTTTTCCTGCTTTGTCTTGCCCAACTTTTGCTAATTCTCTTTTTGGAAACCCATTTTCTGATATTAGTTGTCCTGTTACTTTTATTATTATTGGTAAATTTTCTCCATGGAAAAGTGTGTCAGCATTAATTAATTTTTCATTGGCTGGTTCTAACCAATAATTTGTTTTCTTGTTTATGTTATTGCTAAAACGAATTTCACTCCATTGAGCACAAAGACACGAAGTTGCATTGTAGACTAAAGTTAATGTTTCAACTTTGCTGTTTGGTTTGAAATTTGGATTGTCAATTACTTTAAGCTTAGTGTATCTAAATACTTTTGCTTTTGGCATTGGCTCTTCCATTTCAATTGTACCTCGAGGATAGTCTTCTTTTTCATAAAATTGTCCTGTAATTTTAATTTTATGTCTATATGGTTCAAAATATATAGGTATTTCTAAGGTGCTGTCTGCTGGTTCAATGTAAAAATAAAGGTCTTTAAAAGTTTTTGTTGTATCTGTACTTCCTTCGTCTTTAGTTCTTATCCAGTTTGGACAGGCACAACCAATAATGTGATAACTAACTTCTAAGTCTTCAACTTTGTTTGTCAGTTTGTTTGTAGAGTCTGAAATTACTTTGGTATATTTATATTCAGTCTGATTTTGTTGTTCTATTTTATTATTTTTTTGCTTAATTTTTGTCTGTCTACAAAAAACTAATATCAAGCTAAAAAATAAAATTGTCAATATGTTTTTTAGTCTAATCATTTTGTTTGTTGTATTGTTAATGACAGTTAATGAACAGAGCTTGAGCAAAACTTTTATACAATACTCAAATATAAAGAATAAAATGAGCGGTGTATATTTTTTCCCTAAGAATAATTTTTGTCATAAATGATATTATTTATATAAAATTTTATATAATTTATTTCTTATCAATAAATTGTAGACAATAACTTTTAATTGTAATAATACAGTACAATAATTTATATAATTATTGGTATGGTTTTAAGTATTTTACAGGTACATAATCAGTAAGCCAAACACCATTGTCTGAAATATAAAAAGCGTAATTGTCATTATACATTGTTTCGGCAAGTACAATAAACACAAACGGTTTGCCATGCCTTTGTCCCACTTGTATAGCTGTTTCAATGTCTTTACTTAAATGAACATGTTGTCTGTTTTGTTTTTTAAGTCCATCTTTAAGTATAGCATCAACAGTATTTTTGCTAGTACCATGGTAAAGTATTTCAGGTGGTTTTTGATTAATGTAACCTAAGTTGATATCAATAGAATGTCCTTGATTGGCTCTTATTTTATTACTAGTTTCATTTATTGCAAACCTTTGCTTAGCATTTGTAGCAACAATATGATTTAACAGCACACGATTAATTTTTATTCCGTATTGGTGATTGTATAGATTTGATTTTTCAATCAACTCATCAATATCAGCCCAACCATTTTGGTCTAGTTCAATGCCTATTGTTTCTGGTTGATGACGCAATATAAAACTTAAGAATTTACTGATTTGTTTTGCTTGTTTATCACTTGTTATTTGTTTAATATATTGAATTAATATTTATAAAGTAAAAAAACAATACAAGTACAAGATAAATCTTTTAAAAATTTAATATTAGTAGCAACATAAGAAAACTATAAAAATTCTACCAGCCACCGCTAGCACCACCGCCACCAAAACTGCCACCACCAAAGCCGCCGAAACCACCAGAGGAACCGCCGCCGCCACCAGACCAGCCACTTCCACCAGTAGTCGTCCATGTCCAACCACCACGATTGCCAGTATAACCGCCACCACTGCCACCACCTTTAGATTTAGATGCTATAATAATAAATAGTATAAATATGCCTATAAAAATAAGTATTGGAAATATTGGAAAATCACCGTTTTGAGTAGACTCATATGTATAAGTACCTTGTAACAAACCAATCATAGCATTAGTTGCTTCGTCTATACCATTATAATAATTACCTGCTTTAAAGTTTGGTGTTATAATATCATCTATAATGCGTTTTGCATCGCCATCTGTTATATATGATTCTATACCATAACCTAATTCTATATCTATTTTTCTTTCATTTTTGGCAATCAATAATAAAATACCATTGTTTTTACTATTTCCAATTCCCCATTTTCTTCCTAAGCGAATTGCATAATCATCAATTGCGTAATCTCCAATGCTTTCAACAGTTACTACGGCAATTTGCGTAGAAGTAGAATCATTATAATCTACTAGTTTCGTTTCCAATCTTGACTTATCAAAGTCATTCAACATGCCTGCTAAGTCGTTTACTAGTTTTGGTGGATTAGGTGCTTCTGGAATATTTGGATCATCTTTTAATGCCTGTTGTGCATTAGCAATTGAAGCAATTAATAGTATTGATGAAAATATAATATGTTTTATGGTACTAGTTCTCATCAAACGAAATTTCATTACTCAATTCATCAGGATTATTAGTATGTAGTAAAGGAAAATGACGATGTAATTCTTTGCCTACTTTTTCTACAATTGCCACAATACCATTGGCGTAATTTCCATTTTTAAAATTAACAGCTAATTCATTACATAAAGCAGTCCAATAATCAATAGGTGTGCTATGGTCTATTGCTTCGTCTCCAACAATAGCAAACTGTTTATCTTTTACTGCAATATAAATTAAAACACCATTTCTGTTTTTTGTTTGATGCATATTAAGCATGTTAAAAACAGCTTCAGCTCTTACAATGGTAGCTGTATTACAATGGTTTTCTATATGTACACGAATTTCTCCAGTAGTATTATTTTCTGCAATTTTTATAGCATCAGTAATACGATTTTTTTCTGCATCAGTTAGAAAGTGTTTTGCGTTTGCCATAATTTAAAATGCTACTTCTGGAGCTTTTTCTGCACCAGCTTCTGCTTTAAATGGAGTTTTTGTATCAAAACCAAAAATCATTGCGGTTAAGTTAGATGGAAATTTTCTTACTGTGGTATTATAAGTTTTTACAGTACTATTATAATCTCTTCTTGCAATATTGATTCTGTTTTCAGTTCTTTCTAGCTCATTCATTAAATCTTGAAACAAAGCAGTACTTTTTAAGTCAGGATATTTTTCTACAGTTACTAATAATCTGCTTAAAGCACCACTTAATTGCGATTGTGCTTCTTGAAATTTAGCCATATTCTCTGGTGTCAAATCATCGGCAGTTAATTGAATTGAAGTTGCCTTTGCTCTAGCATTAATTACATCTACTAGCGTTTGCTGTTCAAAATCTTTAGCACCTTTAACACTGTTCACTAAGTTTTTAATTAAATCGGCTCTTCTTTGATAAGCCGCTTCTACATTTGCCCAAGCTTCGGTTACCGTTTCGTCTTGACTTATAATATTATTATAAGAACAACTTGGCAATAAAAACATTGCACTTATAGCAATTAACATCAATTTTAAAGTCTTCATAATTTTTTCATTTAAATCACAAAATAACAACTAATAATTTAATAATACACTTTAAAAGGTGTAAAAGTTCCAATGCCTTAATTTTATTTTGTGGATAATTTGGCGTACATAGCAGCAATAGCTCAAAAAATTAAATCTTATAAAGATCAAGGAAAAACAATGTTTGCAAGTTCTTCTTTTCAAACGCATTCCTTACCTATGTTGCATATTTTAGCTCAGATTGATAATAGTATTCCTGTTTATTTTTTAAATACTGGCTATTTATTTCCGCAAACCATTCAATATAAAGATGAAATTGCTAATTTATTTAATATTAAGGTGATTGATGTAAAGTCTGCTACACCAAGAAATATGCAAAAAGATTATGCAGGTAGATTGTTATTTACTTCTGATCCTGATTTTTGCTGTCATTTAAATAAAGTAGCACCAATGGAACCTATTTTGCAATCGCACGATATTTGGATTAATGGTGTTAGAGCCGACCAAAACGCTAATAGAGCCAATATGAAAGAAGAGCAGGCAACACCACAAGGAGCTATGCGTTATCATCCGATGTTGCAATGGACAAAACCTATGATTTATGCTTATATTAAAGAACATAATATTCCTAAACATCCGCTAGAAAATGATGGCTATACTAGTATTGGTTGTGAACCTTGTACTAGAAAAATAGATTTGTCTTTAATGCAAGATGAAAGAATGGCAAGGTGGTTTGGCTTAAATAAAACTGAGTGTGGTTTACATACCGAATTGATTAAATAATATGAATTACCTTTTTGTTTTTGGAGCTGGAAGAACTGGTACTACATTGGTATTGCGAATGATTGACAAAAATAGTACAGTGCAAATATTTCCGCAAGAAACACATGCATTTCCTTGGTTGTGGAAAGGTAATACTTTAAATATTCCATCGCATATAAGTACACCGAAAGAGTTTGCTACTTATATTTTAGAAAAATATCCACTGGTTAATTTTGGTTGGAAAGGCAGTCAATACTTTCCTGTATTGCAACAATTAGTAAGCGATATTGAACAACAAAGTACTTTACCTAAAAACGCTGCTGATTTTATGCAGTTTGTTATTGAACGAAATATTGATAGTAGTATACAATACATTGGAGAAAAAACACCAGCTCATGGTTATTACTATCAACCTATTTTAAATCATTTTAAAAATAGCAAAGTAATTTTCACTATTCGAGATCCAAGAGCAACTGCTTATTCAGAATTAGTAAAAAGAAATATTGAACACTTAAATTTAGATGATTTTAACATATATAATTATATAATAAAATATAATACTATATATCAACAAATAGATAAAGTCAAACAAAAAATTGGTAGTGAAAATGTAATGGTGGTTCGCTACGAAGATGTAGTACTTCAACCAGAGCAAGAAATAAAAAAAATATGTCAGTTTTTAAAAATCAACTTTGAAAAAGAAATGTTAGAAGTTGGTGTATTTAATAGTTCTTTTGGTGATAAATTTCAGACAGATAAACAATTTAATACAGAAAATTTAGATAGGTGGAAAGGTAATTTATCTGATGATATTGTATTTTTGATAGAAAAATATTGTAGTAACTTAATGAGTACCTACAACTATAAAACAACTCATACCAAAGGTAGTTATGATTTTAGT
Above is a genomic segment from Chitinophagales bacterium containing:
- a CDS encoding RNA 2'-phosphotransferase, with the protein product MTSDKQAKQISKFLSFILRHQPETIGIELDQNGWADIDELIEKSNLYNHQYGIKINRVLLNHIVATNAKQRFAINETSNKIRANQGHSIDINLGYINQKPPEILYHGTSKNTVDAILKDGLKKQNRQHVHLSKDIETAIQVGQRHGKPFVFIVLAETMYNDNYAFYISDNGVWLTDYVPVKYLKPYQ
- a CDS encoding TPM domain-containing protein, yielding MRTSTIKHIIFSSILLIASIANAQQALKDDPNIPEAPNPPKLVNDLAGMLNDFDKSRLETKLVDYNDSTSTQIAVVTVESIGDYAIDDYAIRLGRKWGIGNSKNNGILLLIAKNERKIDIELGYGIESYITDGDAKRIIDDIITPNFKAGNYYNGIDEATNAMIGLLQGTYTYESTQNGDFPIFPILIFIGIFILFIIIASKSKGGGSGGGYTGNRGGWTWTTTGGSGWSGGGGGSSGGFGGFGGGSFGGGGASGGW
- a CDS encoding TPM domain-containing protein, which encodes MANAKHFLTDAEKNRITDAIKIAENNTTGEIRVHIENHCNTATIVRAEAVFNMLNMHQTKNRNGVLIYIAVKDKQFAIVGDEAIDHSTPIDYWTALCNELAVNFKNGNYANGIVAIVEKVGKELHRHFPLLHTNNPDELSNEISFDEN
- a CDS encoding LemA family protein; amino-acid sequence: MKTLKLMLIAISAMFLLPSCSYNNIISQDETVTEAWANVEAAYQRRADLIKNLVNSVKGAKDFEQQTLVDVINARAKATSIQLTADDLTPENMAKFQEAQSQLSGALSRLLVTVEKYPDLKSTALFQDLMNELERTENRINIARRDYNSTVKTYNTTVRKFPSNLTAMIFGFDTKTPFKAEAGAEKAPEVAF
- a CDS encoding phosphoadenylyl-sulfate reductase produces the protein MFASSSFQTHSLPMLHILAQIDNSIPVYFLNTGYLFPQTIQYKDEIANLFNIKVIDVKSATPRNMQKDYAGRLLFTSDPDFCCHLNKVAPMEPILQSHDIWINGVRADQNANRANMKEEQATPQGAMRYHPMLQWTKPMIYAYIKEHNIPKHPLENDGYTSIGCEPCTRKIDLSLMQDERMARWFGLNKTECGLHTELIK
- a CDS encoding sulfotransferase; translation: MNYLFVFGAGRTGTTLVLRMIDKNSTVQIFPQETHAFPWLWKGNTLNIPSHISTPKEFATYILEKYPLVNFGWKGSQYFPVLQQLVSDIEQQSTLPKNAADFMQFVIERNIDSSIQYIGEKTPAHGYYYQPILNHFKNSKVIFTIRDPRATAYSELVKRNIEHLNLDDFNIYNYIIKYNTIYQQIDKVKQKIGSENVMVVRYEDVVLQPEQEIKKICQFLKINFEKEMLEVGVFNSSFGDKFQTDKQFNTENLDRWKGNLSDDIVFLIEKYCSNLMSTYNYKTTHTKGSYDFSLIQQIKMKVAYLANSINSAWFHHFNRNKKYK